Part of the Spiroplasma turonicum genome, AATTATATGGAAAAGGTGTTTCTTACTGTGCTACTTGCGATGGAGCGTTTTATAATGAAAGTCAAGAAATAGTTGTTGTTGGTGGAGGATATTCTGCAATTGAGGAAGCAATTTATTTAACAAGATTTGCTGGTAAAGTTTACATAATTCATAGAAGAAAAGATTTCAGAGTTGATAAAAAAAGTTTAGAAAAAGCAAAAAGTAATCAAAAAATATCATTTTTATTAGATAGTGCAGTGGTTGCTATTAATGGAAACAAGTTTGTTGAATCTGTTATTGTTAAAAATCTAATTACAGAACAAGTTCAATTACTTGAAGTTGCTGCAATTTTCCCATTTATTGGTCATAATCCAAATACTCACTTTATTAAAAATAAAGAGATTTTAAATAACGAAGGATATATTATTACAAATGAAAAAATGGAAACAAATATAGCAGGATTATTTGCTGCTGGTGATGTTAGGGAAACACCTTTTAGACAAATTGCGACTGCAGTATCTGATGGTGCTATTGCAGGACAATTTGCAGTAAAATATATAGAAAATATAAACTAATTTATTAATTACTTATGATAAAATAACAAAGTTAAAGGTAGTGGTTATTAATGTTATCAAGTTGATTACAAGGCAATAATTGGTCTGAAGAAAATGTAGGCACAAGAGTTTATAGTGATTATGGATTTGTTCATATTTATGCTTTGACCATGACACTTGGTGTTATATTATCAATAGCAGGATGTGCCGTTCAATTCTATAGAAAAAAATTGAATTTTAGAGAACTTTGAATAGCGGCTGTTATTGTTGTACCAGTTGGTCTACTTGGAGCAAGCTTTTTTGGTAAATTAAATGCTCAAAATGGTAGTAATGCTGACGGCGTAGGCTTTTTTGGTTTATTTGCTTTTTGAAAGGCAGGAATGTCTATTCATGGTGCAATTTTTTCAACAGTTACAGTTGGTATAATCATGTTCAATATTGTTTCTGTACGTAACAAAGTTTCAGTTTGAGTATATGCTGATTCAATAGCTCCTAATGTACTTCTTGGTCAAGTAATTGGTAGATGAGGAAATTTTTTCAATCACGAATTATTTGGAAAACCAGCAGGTCTTTATGAAGATAAAAATGTAATGTCTTGATTACCAGCTTTTATAAGAGATAATATGGCATTTAGATATACTGGAAGTAGTACAAATGATCTTATACAAGGTCAAGTTTATGTTATGCATCCAATATTCTTGTATGAATCTTTTTTCTTATTAGTAAGTTGATTAATAATTACCCTTGTTTTACCATTTATTGGAAGATGAATTGGTAAAAAACCCTGAAAATTAAATCCAGAAAAATATAGTTTTGATATAAAATACTCATATAAATATTTTTTTACTAGAAAAAAAGAAGAAGGTAAAAAAACATATTGAGATGTTTGAGAAGAAGCAACATCTTTAAATTTTGAAGAAAAACAAAAAGATAGATATATAAAAGAAATTGATAATATAAATGATAAGAACCCAATAATAAGAAGGTTTAAAAAAGGAAAATTATTAATTGATACTAACAACCCAAACAAATATCTATTAACAAGAAGCGGTGTTGAATTTGGAGGCTATTTCTTTGCTTGAAATTTTATTCGTTTTATGCTCGAATTAGATAGACCAGATGATCACTTATTTATAATGTATCAAAAAACTTTATCATTAACACTTATAGGGTTAACTGCATTTTCAGGTTTAGTCATAATCTTTTTAACACAGTGAATACTACCTTATTTTATAAGGAAACCTGGTTATATTTATGAACAGCATTATTTTTATGTTAATAATGTAAAAGATAAAAGTGAAAATAAACATATAGTTAAAAACACTGAACCAAATCCAAAAGTTCTAAAAGCACAAGAGAAGTTAAAAAAACAATTAGAAAAGAAAAATAAATAATGTCTTTTGCTCTTGAAGTAAAAAATGAAATTTTAAGTTTAAACTTTTCAAAAAAACAAATGCATATGCTTTTAGTTGGATTTTTGAAATTTAATGGTGAAATATTATATAATAATAATGAAGTCTTATTTCAAATATCAAGTAGTAATAATAGTTTAATAAGAGGTATTTTTAAAATTCTGAAAAACTTTTACCTTGATGACTTTCAAACAGCTGTAATTGAGTTACCAAAAAACTCTAGCAACAAAAAGCTGTATAGAATTTTATTAACCAAAAATGTTAAGCAGTTTTTAACTGAAAATAATATATTTGATTTTAATAAAAATCATAAAATTATTGAGATCCCATATTTTAATATTTTTAATACATTTGAATTACATCAAGATTTAATTAGAGCATATATATCCGGGGTATTTATTGCTGTTGGTAGTGTAAATTCCCCAGATACTTCTAATTATCATTTAGAACTACAATTTAAAACTATTGATGAAGCTAATTATTTTACAAAAATAATGAGTTTTTATAAGTTTGATTTTAGAATTGTATCAAGAAGAAAAAATTATGTAGCATATATAAAAAAATCAATGTTAGTGTCAGATTTTTTAAAATTTATAGATGCTTCAGAATCAGTTATGAATTTTGAGAACAGTAGAATTAATAGGGACTTGAAAAATAATCTTAATCGATATATGAATATTGAACTTTATAATCAGAAAAATTCTATTATAACAGGTAGTAGACAAATTAAAGAGATTACATTTATTAAAGAACAAGGTGCTTTCAATTTATTGTCAGAAAAAGCACGTACACTTGCTGATTTACGATTAGAAAACCCCGACGTTTCTTTTTCTGAACTAGTTGAGTTATTAGAAGAAAGAAATATAAAAATATCTAAATCAGGTGTTAGTAATTTATTTAAAAACATAAGCAAAATATCACAACAATTAAAGGAAGGTTAACATGGAAAGAAACAATATTTTAGAAATTTTTAGTTATAATATGAAACGTTTAAGACAAAATGCAAAAATCACTCAAGAAGAATTAAGTTTTAGATCAGGATTGCACAAAAATTATATATCAGATGCTGAAAGAGGTAAAAGAAATATATCACTAAAAGCAATTGAAAAGTTAGCAAAAGGTCTTGAAATAGAATTAACAGAATTCTTTTTATTAAATAATTAATAAACAATTACTTTAGTATAATCATCATAAAAAGGATGATTTCTTATATTTTTATAACCAATATTTAAAAGTCTTACTTTGAATCCTTTTCTTTTAAGATTTTTATAAATATTCAAATTGCTTCTATAATCATTACTGATTAGAAGTATTTTTTTATTCTTATCAATTTTCTTAAAGTAATTAAAATTAAAAGTTCAATAAGGAATGTTTGTGGTGTTAATTAAATGATGTTCTTCGTACTCAACATTATTTCTTAAATCAACCACCTGTCAATTTTTATTATTAATTATACTTTTTAACTTTTTTGAATTAACAACCCTATACTTTTTATTAAAGGAATTTGATTTAAATATTTTTTGTAATAATTTAAAAATGATATCTAATCACTGCATATACAAACCTCTTTGTTAAATCTATTTTAGCATATATGTAAAACTGTTAGTATATATAAAACAAGTTATAAATCATTTATTTTTTGTATAATTTTGCAATAATATAGTAAGATATATATATTGAATGGAGGTAAAGTATGAATTTATTAGCATCAGCTTCTCAAAAAGAAATGTCTAATCAAATTATACTTGTTTTTGAAGTTATAGCATTAATTGTTTCTCTTCTTATGATAGTAGTTGGATTAATTCAAAATAAAAGTTCCCAAACAGGTTTAAGTGCTTTGAATGGTGGTAATGATGAATTGTTCTCTAACTCCAAAGAAAGAGGAACTGACAAAACAATGTCAATTTGAATGTTTAGTTTAGGTATAATTTTATTTGTAGTAACAATAGTAATTGGTATAATAACAAACACTATTCTTAAATAGTGTTTTTTCATAGAGGATAGAATTTTGGAAAATAAAATATTAAATTACCTAAAAAAAAACGAATTGACAACCCTAACAGAAATCATAAACACATTTAATAATAAAGATGAAATAACAAATGTTTTAAAAAAATTAAAAGATGAATATAAAATCGGTTGGTCTAATGATAACAAAATTTATTATATTAATAACAAATATAAAATTGGTTCTATTAGAATTAATGACAAAGGTTTTGGATTCGTAAAAAATTTTAATAATCTAGAAGAAGATTTTTTTGTTGCGCCTAATTCATTAAATGGTTGCATTTCAACAGATGAAGTTGTTTATACTGTCGAAAAAGAATCTGATGATAGAATGAAAGCTAATATAGAAGCTATATCAAATAGAATTAAAAATTCTTTAGTTGGTGAACTTGTTAAAAGCAAGTGTGGAAGATTTATTGATTTAATAATTAGTGAACAAGGTTTTAAAAATTATAGAATTGTTATGGTTAATCAAAAAGACTTTAAATTAAAACCCGATCTTATATTAAAAGTTAAAATACTTGATGTTAGAGATAAAAAGTTATTTGTAAAAATACAAAAAATTATAGGTAATTCAAATAAGGCGATTGATCGCATAGTTTCAATTGCATATGAATTTAATATTAAACCTGAGTTTTCACCATTAGCTTTAAAACAAGCAGATGAAGTAGCTACTAAAATAGATTTTAATAATAATGAAATTAAAAGAAGATTAAAAAATTCATTAACAAATAAATGCTTAGTTACAATTGATGGTGAAGACTCAAAGGATTTAGATGATGCTGTATATGTTGAGAAACTAGTCAATGGTTATAAATTAATTGTTGCAATTGCAGATGTTTCTTATTATGTAAGACCATTTAGTGAACTTGATAATAGTGCACTCTTCAAAGGAAACTCAGTTTATTTAGCAAATAAAGTTATTCCAATGTTGCCTGAAAAACTTTCAAATGGTGTTTGTAGTTTAAATCCAAATGAAGATAAATTATGTATGGTTGCAGAAATTGATTTTAGTAATGATGGTAAGGTAATTAAGAAAAAAGTTTACGAATCAATTATGAATTCCAAAGCAAGACTTACTTATAATGAGGTTAACGAAATTTATAATGGCAATAATCCAAATAAAAGAAATGATGAAATTTTGGATATGTTATTTGTAGCAAAAGAACTACATGATTTTATTGAAACAGAAAGACAAAATAGAGGTTCAATAGAGTTTGAAATTTCTGAACCAAAAATAATTTTAGATAAAGAATTTAATGTTATTGATATTGTAAAAAGAAATAGAGGAATAAGTGAAAAGTTAATTGAAAATTTTATGGTAAGTGCTAATGAGGCAGTTGCAACAATTGTATTTGATAAAGAGCTACCATTCATATATAGGAACCATGATATTCCAAAAGAAGAAAGTTTAAAAGAGTGATATTCTTCTTTAAAAGCTTTGGGAATAAATGCAAAACTAAATGATAAAGAAAAATTAAACCCTAAAAAAATTCAAAGTGCATTAAACGAAATAGAATCACAAGTTAAAGATGAAACTGAGCGGGAAGTTATAAATATAACATTATTAAGATATATGGAAAAAGCAGAATATGGTCTTGATAATATTGGTCATTTTGGTTTAGCGAGTGAATGTTACACTCACTTTACTTCTCCAATCAGAAGATATAGTGATTTATTGGTTCATAGATATTTGAAACAATATATAATAGAGCATGATTTGAAAGAAAATAAACTTAAAAATAATGAGAAGTTTATCTCTAAAGCTTCAAGTATTATAAATGAAACTGAAAGAAATGCTGTTTCTGCTGAACGTGAAGTAAATAAAGTTTGTATGTGTGAATTCATGAAAGATAAAATAAATTTTGAATATAGTGGTGTAATTTCAGCAGTGTTAAAGTTTGGTATTTTTGTCCAATTATCAAATTGTGTAGAAGGATTGGTTCATATATCAGAACTTAAAGACTATGTTTATGACACTGAAAAAGGCATTATGATTAATAAGAACAATAATACTTTAAGACTTGGACAAATTGTTAAAGTTAAAGTAAAAAATGCAGATGTTAAAAAAAGAGTTATTGATTTTGTTTTAATTTAAAGGAGCATTTTATGGGAGAGTATGTAATATTAAAAAATAAAAAAGCATATTTTAACTATTTTATCCTTGAAACTTTTGAGGCTGGTTTGGTATTATCGGGACCAGAAATTAAATCGATAAGAGCAAAAAATGTATCAATTGATGAATCATTTATTCTTATTAGAAAAGGTATTCCTGAAATAATTAACATGAATATAAAGAAGTATGAATTCGCAAATAATATTTATTTTGATGCAACCAGAAATAGAACTTTACTTTTACACAAAAAGCAAATTAAAAAAATTATTCAACAAGTCAAACTTGAAAAACTAACAATAGTTCCACTCAAACTGTATTTAAAAGGGAACTTTGCTAAACTTGAGATTGGGCTTGCAAAAGGTAAAAAATTATATGATAAAAGAGAGGTAATTAAAAAACGTGATGTTGAAAGAAAATTACAAAGATTTACAAAAAATTAATAAAAAAATTTTGGCAAAATGTTTTATAATTATCTTATGGGGGTGTCCTGGTTTCGACAGGATATTTTCACTCATAGTTGCAGTGGTTTGGTAGACCTAAATACTTCTAGGTTTGATAAAATGCAAACGAAAATAAAAACGAGTTTGAAATGCCAGCATTCATGATCAATAATGCATCAGCTGGAGTTGCATTAGCAGCTTAATAAGCAAAGGCTTATAGCATTCAACGTTAAAATGTGTTTTTGTGCTTCATATTTTAACGTATTACCTAGTACAATAGAGTTTAATTAGTGGGAATTAAACTTGAATCTCAAATCCACAAAAACTTGTAGAAGTTTTGTTAGTTTATTTCTACAAGTAAAACAAAACTAAATAAACTGTAGAAGCTATGGGTCGGAGTATTTTGGACGCGGGTTCGATTCCCGCCATCTCCACCATTTTTTTATGTTCGATTAAAGAATAAGAAAGGTTTGTGATTATTATGGATATATGATCTTCAATATTGATAATTCTTTCTTATTCCTTGATAATTTTTGTCTTTTATTTATTTACTTGAGGATTCTCAAGACATTTATTTGCTAAAATTAGTTTATATTATCAATTTTTTTTAGGAATCATTTTTGGTTTTTTATCAACATTTACAATAGCTATAAGTAGTATAATCATGGCAGATAAAACCAATTTGTTTTTAACAATATTTGTTCCAGTTATTTCATTTTGACTATTAGTGTTTTTTGTAAGTTGATATGCATCTATAGGAGTCGCTACTTGAAACATACTAAATCTATTTGTATTTTCAAGTTTATTTTCACAATATTTTGGTTCTATAAATGAAGGGTTTTCAAGAACTTTAATTATTATTTTTTATACAGTTCCATTTATAACAAGTATTTTGAAAAGATATTTTTTAAAGAAAACCTCTTTATGATTGTTGGTCTCATTAAACATACTAACTATTTTCATTGCTTTATTATCATGAAACTTTATAGAAAACAATATAGAATCGTTAAATCTTAAAATGTTAATAGTTTTAATAACAACATTTGTTTCATACATAATTTATTTATTAGCTCAGACAGTAGACCAGATCTATATTCATGCTTTAAAATTACAAAATATTGTTGTCTATGAAAATGAACATTATTTAAACTTTTCATCTGCACATTTTCAAATACTTGATTTAATAATGCAAAAAAAAATTAGATATGCAATCTATTGTAACTTTTACATTGCTAGTTTTGAAAAGTTTGAAAACAAGGTTAGTAATGTAATTAGAGATTATATATTTAGCAGTGTAGCAAGCGATTGTTATAATAACATAACTAAAAACTTTGATAATGCAATTTTTTTTAAACCTAATTATAAAACGTTTGGTGTTTTTATCCCTCTAGGTAACGATGTCAATTTACAAATAGATAAAAATAAAGATTTATTAAAATTGTTTAAATTATTCCAAAGTATAAAAAATGTATTTACAATTAAAAATCATAAAATAAAAATAAATATTAGGAGTGCTAACAGCATTTATGGTATACATTCAAATGATTTAGATAAATTAAGTGATTTCAATAATTATTTAATTAAGAATCAAGCAACAATTGTTGATGATTTTAATCTAATAGCTAAACCAAACGAAATTTTATTAGATAAAAATAAAATTAGAAAAATCGCTTCATTAAATGAGGTTGTTAATTTAAATTTACACACAACCTTATATGAACCTATTTATAATATTATTAATTGAAGTTTTGAAGGATATTATTTAAATGGGATGATTAATGGCGAAGAATTTGATTCATCCAATTTTAAACCAAATGAAAAATTAATTGATGATATGGGGTTATCAAGTTTATTTTTAAGATATATTAGTCTGAATTCTTTGAAAGATTTATCAAGAAAATATTCAAAAGAAATAATCCAAAAACTAATTTTTGTTAACTATGATAGTGACTATTTGTCAAGTTCGGAATTTGATAAAGACGAATTTTTATTTAAATTAAAAAACCTTAAACTAAATTTAAAAAACATTGTATTAAATTTTAAAATGGATAAAGAAATCAATAATAAAGTTGTTTTAAAAAACAATATAATGTTTTTAAAGAGTAATAACTTTAAAATTTCAATATCAAACTTTGGAACCGAACTATCTGATTATGGTTTAATCCATTGTTATGAACCTGATTTTATTTTTTTAGTCGAAGAGGTTTCACAGCATATAAATGGAAATGAATTTTATAAACAAATCATATTAGAAGCAATAAAAATTTCAGAAAAAATTGAATCTAAGATTATTGCAACTGGCGTTAATAGTTATATAATATACAAAAGGTTAAAAGAATTAGGTATTAAAAATTTTATGGGAGACTTAATTGGAAGCTCTTCAGAATTAAAATTAGAAGTACCAGAAGAACTTAATTATTTATTGAAAAAGTAAAGGAAAAATATGAGTACGGATACGAAAAATCAAGAAATTATAGATAAAATAAATGAGTTTATTGACAAACATGATGTTAAAAGTTTAAGAGATTATGTAGATAAATATTATCCATATGACTTAGCAGAAGCTTTATATGAATTAGAAGAGAATAAAATCATTCTTTTAATCAGACTTCTTACAACCGATCAAAGTGCGGAGTTATTTCCTTATCTTGATCCAGAAATTCAAGAAGAAGTAATTGCAGCAATGAACTCTAAAGAAATAAGTGAAATCTTTGAAAATTTATATAGTGATGATATTGTAGATATTCTCGAAGAAATGCCTTCAAACATTGTTAAAAAAATATTAAGGTCATCAACACCTGAGTCTAGAGCTCAATTGAACACAATTTTAAAATATGATGATGACACTGTTGGTAGCATTATGAATGTTGAATATATTAGATTCAGAGATAATTGAACTATTAAGGAATGTATTGAAGAGTTAAAAAATAACATTGATTCATTAGAAGAGCAAAACACTTTTTTTGTTGTTGATAAACTAAATAACTTAAAAGGAGTTGTTGATCTTAAATCTTTACTATTTGAAAGTCACGAATTGAAAGTAAATGATGTAATGGACGAAAGATTTATTTCAGCTTATACAAGAGATCATCAAGAAACAGTTATTGATTTATTTAAAAAATATGAATTATCAATAATACCTGTGACAAATAGTCAAAAAAAACTTGTAGGAGTTGTAACTTTTGATGATGTATTCGAAGTTATTGAAGAAGAAGTTACTGAAGATATTCATAAAATGGCTGCAATTACTCCTACTGAGGATGAATATTTTAAAACAAGCATATGAAAAATGATGAAGTCAAGATGTATATGACTAATATTGTTAATGACATTAGCAACATTTACTCAAGTGATTATATTTTTATTCTTAAAGGCTTTTATAAATTTAGACATTGATAATAACGGTTCATTAAATATAATGTCAGGATTTTTTTATATTGTAATTATGATTCTTCCCATTACAAATGTAATATCAAGCACTTCAGGTAACAGTGTAATCCAATCATCAACTATGGTTGTTCGGGCAATGTCATTAAAAGAAGTAACAACAAAAGATTTTGGTAGAGTACTTTGAAAAGAATTTAGAGTTTCAATCCTAACAGGTTTAGTTCTTGTTTTTATAAATTTAATACGATCACTTATAATTTATGCGATTCAATTTAAAGGTGACTTATCAGGTGCAATTGTATGATATACTATCGCAATTACATCAATTGCTCTCTTTTTAAGTTTAATAATTTCAAAACTTGTCGGTGGATTATTACCATTAATAGCAAAAAAAATGAAGTTAGATCCAGCTATAATGGCTTCACCAATTCTTTCAACCTTTATTGATATGGTTTCTGTAACTATATTTTTTGGAATAACATATGTATTTTATGTAAACGTAATACTATAGGAGAAAAATGAGATTAAGAAATAAAAATTGAACGATTGATTTTATAAAAAACAACTCTATATGAATGTTATCTAACAAAAACTATGAAGAATGTAATAACAAATTTGATAACAATAACGATATAAATATAGAGATAGGATGTGGCAAAGGAAATTTTATTATTCAAAAATCAACTACGAATGACTTAAATTTTATTGCTATTGAAAAAGAAAGAACAGTAATTGGTGTGGCTTTAAAAAAGGCTATTAGTAATTTTGAAACACCAAAAAATAATTTAAGATTTCTAAATCTTGATGCACTAAGTCTGGATACTTTTTTTTCAAATGAATCTATATATAAAATTTATTTAAATTTTTCAGACCCTTGGCCAAAAAAAAGACATACAAAATATAGACTTACATTTATAAAATATTTAGATTTATATTATAGGTTATTGAAAAAAAATGGTTCAATAGAAATGAAAACAGATAATGAAAATTTATATTTATTTACACTAGAAGAGGTTAAAAAAACTAATTTTAAAGTAATTTTAAATTGTGATGATTTGTATTCTAATCAAGAATTATTAACTGACAATATTGCTACAGAAT contains:
- a CDS encoding rhodanese-like domain-containing protein, with the translated sequence MQWLDIIFKLLQKIFKSNSFNKKYRVVNSKKLKSIINNKNWQVVDLRNNVEYEEHHLINTTNIPYWTFNFNYFKKIDKNKKILLISNDYRSNLNIYKNLKRKGFKVRLLNIGYKNIRNHPFYDDYTKVIVY
- a CDS encoding prolipoprotein diacylglyceryl transferase, encoding MLSSWLQGNNWSEENVGTRVYSDYGFVHIYALTMTLGVILSIAGCAVQFYRKKLNFRELWIAAVIVVPVGLLGASFFGKLNAQNGSNADGVGFFGLFAFWKAGMSIHGAIFSTVTVGIIMFNIVSVRNKVSVWVYADSIAPNVLLGQVIGRWGNFFNHELFGKPAGLYEDKNVMSWLPAFIRDNMAFRYTGSSTNDLIQGQVYVMHPIFLYESFFLLVSWLIITLVLPFIGRWIGKKPWKLNPEKYSFDIKYSYKYFFTRKKEEGKKTYWDVWEEATSLNFEEKQKDRYIKEIDNINDKNPIIRRFKKGKLLIDTNNPNKYLLTRSGVEFGGYFFAWNFIRFMLELDRPDDHLFIMYQKTLSLTLIGLTAFSGLVIIFLTQWILPYFIRKPGYIYEQHYFYVNNVKDKSENKHIVKNTEPNPKVLKAQEKLKKQLEKKNK
- the secG gene encoding preprotein translocase subunit SecG, with protein sequence MNLLASASQKEMSNQIILVFEVIALIVSLLMIVVGLIQNKSSQTGLSALNGGNDELFSNSKERGTDKTMSIWMFSLGIILFVVTIVIGIITNTILK
- the smpB gene encoding SsrA-binding protein SmpB, producing MGEYVILKNKKAYFNYFILETFEAGLVLSGPEIKSIRAKNVSIDESFILIRKGIPEIINMNIKKYEFANNIYFDATRNRTLLLHKKQIKKIIQQVKLEKLTIVPLKLYLKGNFAKLEIGLAKGKKLYDKREVIKKRDVERKLQRFTKN
- a CDS encoding helix-turn-helix domain-containing protein, which gives rise to MERNNILEIFSYNMKRLRQNAKITQEELSFRSGLHKNYISDAERGKRNISLKAIEKLAKGLEIELTEFFLLNN
- the trxB gene encoding thioredoxin-disulfide reductase; translated protein: MKNHIKTDYDLVIVGEGPAGLSAAIYACRAGLKTILLENSTPGGKVMKTDEIENYPGFKNIKGPDLGFHFYEQALNLGAEEAGAGIKDFEKKDDIFFITLSNDKLITSLTMIIATGTKENLLNIPGEKELYGKGVSYCATCDGAFYNESQEIVVVGGGYSAIEEAIYLTRFAGKVYIIHRRKDFRVDKKSLEKAKSNQKISFLLDSAVVAINGNKFVESVIVKNLITEQVQLLEVAAIFPFIGHNPNTHFIKNKEILNNEGYIITNEKMETNIAGLFAAGDVRETPFRQIATAVSDGAIAGQFAVKYIENIN
- the whiA gene encoding DNA-binding protein WhiA; the encoded protein is MSFALEVKNEILSLNFSKKQMHMLLVGFLKFNGEILYNNNEVLFQISSSNNSLIRGIFKILKNFYLDDFQTAVIELPKNSSNKKLYRILLTKNVKQFLTENNIFDFNKNHKIIEIPYFNIFNTFELHQDLIRAYISGVFIAVGSVNSPDTSNYHLELQFKTIDEANYFTKIMSFYKFDFRIVSRRKNYVAYIKKSMLVSDFLKFIDASESVMNFENSRINRDLKNNLNRYMNIELYNQKNSIITGSRQIKEITFIKEQGAFNLLSEKARTLADLRLENPDVSFSELVELLEERNIKISKSGVSNLFKNISKISQQLKEG
- a CDS encoding EAL domain-containing protein — protein: MADKTNLFLTIFVPVISFWLLVFFVSWYASIGVATWNILNLFVFSSLFSQYFGSINEGFSRTLIIIFYTVPFITSILKRYFLKKTSLWLLVSLNILTIFIALLSWNFIENNIESLNLKMLIVLITTFVSYIIYLLAQTVDQIYIHALKLQNIVVYENEHYLNFSSAHFQILDLIMQKKIRYAIYCNFYIASFEKFENKVSNVIRDYIFSSVASDCYNNITKNFDNAIFFKPNYKTFGVFIPLGNDVNLQIDKNKDLLKLFKLFQSIKNVFTIKNHKIKINIRSANSIYGIHSNDLDKLSDFNNYLIKNQATIVDDFNLIAKPNEILLDKNKIRKIASLNEVVNLNLHTTLYEPIYNIINWSFEGYYLNGMINGEEFDSSNFKPNEKLIDDMGLSSLFLRYISLNSLKDLSRKYSKEIIQKLIFVNYDSDYLSSSEFDKDEFLFKLKNLKLNLKNIVLNFKMDKEINNKVVLKNNIMFLKSNNFKISISNFGTELSDYGLIHCYEPDFIFLVEEVSQHINGNEFYKQIILEAIKISEKIESKIIATGVNSYIIYKRLKELGIKNFMGDLIGSSSELKLEVPEELNYLLKK
- the rnr gene encoding ribonuclease R — its product is MENKILNYLKKNELTTLTEIINTFNNKDEITNVLKKLKDEYKIGWSNDNKIYYINNKYKIGSIRINDKGFGFVKNFNNLEEDFFVAPNSLNGCISTDEVVYTVEKESDDRMKANIEAISNRIKNSLVGELVKSKCGRFIDLIISEQGFKNYRIVMVNQKDFKLKPDLILKVKILDVRDKKLFVKIQKIIGNSNKAIDRIVSIAYEFNIKPEFSPLALKQADEVATKIDFNNNEIKRRLKNSLTNKCLVTIDGEDSKDLDDAVYVEKLVNGYKLIVAIADVSYYVRPFSELDNSALFKGNSVYLANKVIPMLPEKLSNGVCSLNPNEDKLCMVAEIDFSNDGKVIKKKVYESIMNSKARLTYNEVNEIYNGNNPNKRNDEILDMLFVAKELHDFIETERQNRGSIEFEISEPKIILDKEFNVIDIVKRNRGISEKLIENFMVSANEAVATIVFDKELPFIYRNHDIPKEESLKEWYSSLKALGINAKLNDKEKLNPKKIQSALNEIESQVKDETEREVINITLLRYMEKAEYGLDNIGHFGLASECYTHFTSPIRRYSDLLVHRYLKQYIIEHDLKENKLKNNEKFISKASSIINETERNAVSAEREVNKVCMCEFMKDKINFEYSGVISAVLKFGIFVQLSNCVEGLVHISELKDYVYDTEKGIMINKNNNTLRLGQIVKVKVKNADVKKRVIDFVLI
- the mgtE gene encoding magnesium transporter gives rise to the protein MSTDTKNQEIIDKINEFIDKHDVKSLRDYVDKYYPYDLAEALYELEENKIILLIRLLTTDQSAELFPYLDPEIQEEVIAAMNSKEISEIFENLYSDDIVDILEEMPSNIVKKILRSSTPESRAQLNTILKYDDDTVGSIMNVEYIRFRDNWTIKECIEELKNNIDSLEEQNTFFVVDKLNNLKGVVDLKSLLFESHELKVNDVMDERFISAYTRDHQETVIDLFKKYELSIIPVTNSQKKLVGVVTFDDVFEVIEEEVTEDIHKMAAITPTEDEYFKTSIWKMMKSRCIWLILLMTLATFTQVIIFLFLKAFINLDIDNNGSLNIMSGFFYIVIMILPITNVISSTSGNSVIQSSTMVVRAMSLKEVTTKDFGRVLWKEFRVSILTGLVLVFINLIRSLIIYAIQFKGDLSGAIVWYTIAITSIALFLSLIISKLVGGLLPLIAKKMKLDPAIMASPILSTFIDMVSVTIFFGITYVFYVNVIL
- the trmB gene encoding tRNA (guanosine(46)-N7)-methyltransferase TrmB, translated to MRLRNKNWTIDFIKNNSIWMLSNKNYEECNNKFDNNNDINIEIGCGKGNFIIQKSTTNDLNFIAIEKERTVIGVALKKAISNFETPKNNLRFLNLDALSLDTFFSNESIYKIYLNFSDPWPKKRHTKYRLTFIKYLDLYYRLLKKNGSIEMKTDNENLYLFTLEEVKKTNFKVILNCDDLYSNQELLTDNIATEYETKFHSEGKKIKKIVLIKE